The proteins below come from a single Xyrauchen texanus isolate HMW12.3.18 chromosome 1, RBS_HiC_50CHRs, whole genome shotgun sequence genomic window:
- the LOC127645033 gene encoding snaclec stejaggregin-B subunit beta-1-like — translation MKTTGTVLLFLSFFGLNSSVYRFHYFVNQYVNWNDAQKYCREHYDDLSTVNSQDLEPLSKTYYYIWLGLQADVNLKTWNWSEGGKATINGWAYGETIFYYEKCAYLYMSYLYGAPCSWAIPFYCMEVYELILVQQENTWEEALDYCRQNYIDLAIITIEMIMTEAKNKVTAAQTEDVWIGLRFLAGHWFWVNGTDLNYSAWSVEGELQCPAMNKRCGVLNRDEKLWKSTDCDRRLNFLCVKKAYVK, via the coding sequence ATGAAGACTACAGGCACTGTGCTCCTGTTTTTGAGTTTTTTTGGACTGAACTCCAGTGTCTACAGATTTCACTATTTTGTGAATCAGTATGTGAACTGGAACGATGCACAGAAGTACTGCAGAGAGCACTATGATGATCTGTCCACTGTCAACAGTCAAGATCTAGAACCACTTTCTAAAACGTATTATTATATTTGGCTTGGACTTCAGGCAGATGTCAATCTAAAAACTTGGAATTGGTCTGAAGGTGGGAAGGCAACAATTAATGGATGGGCATATGGAGAAACCATCTTTTACTATGAAAAATGTGCTTATCTTTATATGTCTTATTTATATGGTGCTCCTTGCTCTTGGGCAATACCATTTTATTGTATGGAGGTCTATGAGCTGATCCTGGTTCAGCAAGAAAACACATGGGAAGAGGCTCTGGACTACTGCAGACAAAACTACATTGATCTGGCCATTATAACCATTGAGATGATTATGACAGAGGCGAAGAATAAAGTCACAGCAGCCCAGACCGAAGATGTGTGGATCGGCCTACGCTTTTTAGCTGGtcattggttttgggtgaatgGAACAGATCTAAACTACTCGGCCTGGTCTGTGGAGGGAGAGCTCCAGTGTCCTGCTATGAACAAGCGCTGCGGAGTTTTGAATAGAGATGAGAAGCTTTGGAAATCCACAGACTGTGATCGGAGACTCAACTTTCTCTGTGTCAAGAAGGCATATGTTAAATGA